The Frondihabitans australicus genome includes a region encoding these proteins:
- a CDS encoding NAD+ synthase: protein MPRLRLALAQTNPTVGDLEGNSRQIVEAARRARAAGADLVATGEMSITGYPIEDLASRPSFLSASKQAVQELAETLAAEGLGDLPVVVGHPDGPFEPRLLDTSNAPTAIAKNCASVLLDGRIVTTTAKYHLPNYSVFDEYRVFIPGDELLVVRIRGVDVALIICEDLWRDGGPVGRVMDAGAGLLLVINASPWIADKDEVRLPLVTRRATENDTLVAYVNIVGGQDDLLFDGDSVVVDGSGAILARAPQWEEHLLVAEVEADASANRTLPAGIRRVDVAGPAYSGDDARSPAPAADIAELPDDLEQLWNGLVTGLRDYVGKNGFRSVILGLSGGIDSAVCAAIAADALGASRVYGVSMPSQWSSDHSRSDADDVAERIGVNYSVEPIADLVAPFESQLKLTGLAAENVQARARALILMGLSNLDGHLVLTTGNKTELSVGYSTIYGDSVGGFAPIKDVPKTMVWELARWRNAFALAQGLVEPIPSNSITKPPSAELRPGQVDQDTLPPYDVLDGILDAYITRALGAADVVALGYDAAVVAEVTRLVDRSEWKRRQGAIGPKISGMAFGRDRRLPITYRPSGL from the coding sequence ATGCCCCGACTCCGCTTGGCGCTCGCGCAGACCAATCCCACCGTCGGCGATCTCGAGGGCAACTCGAGGCAGATCGTCGAGGCCGCGCGCCGTGCGAGAGCCGCCGGTGCCGACCTCGTCGCGACCGGCGAGATGAGCATCACCGGCTATCCGATCGAGGACCTCGCGTCGCGGCCGTCGTTCCTGTCGGCGTCGAAGCAGGCGGTGCAGGAGCTCGCCGAGACTCTCGCGGCAGAGGGTCTGGGCGACCTGCCCGTCGTCGTGGGCCACCCCGACGGGCCGTTCGAGCCGAGGTTGCTCGACACCTCGAACGCGCCCACCGCGATCGCCAAGAACTGCGCCAGCGTGCTGCTCGACGGCCGCATCGTCACCACCACGGCGAAGTACCACCTGCCCAACTACTCGGTCTTCGACGAGTACCGCGTGTTCATCCCCGGCGACGAGCTGCTGGTCGTCCGGATCCGCGGCGTCGACGTCGCGCTCATCATCTGCGAGGACCTCTGGCGCGACGGCGGGCCGGTGGGGCGCGTGATGGACGCCGGTGCCGGGCTCCTGCTCGTCATCAACGCCAGCCCATGGATCGCCGACAAGGACGAAGTGCGGCTGCCCCTCGTCACTCGCAGGGCCACGGAGAACGACACGCTCGTCGCCTACGTCAACATCGTGGGCGGTCAGGACGACCTGCTCTTCGACGGCGACAGCGTCGTCGTGGACGGGTCGGGCGCGATCCTGGCCCGGGCACCGCAGTGGGAGGAGCATCTCCTCGTCGCGGAGGTCGAGGCGGACGCGAGCGCGAATCGCACGCTTCCGGCAGGGATTCGCCGGGTGGACGTCGCGGGGCCGGCGTACTCGGGTGACGATGCGCGGTCGCCTGCTCCTGCCGCCGACATCGCCGAGCTGCCCGACGACCTCGAGCAGCTGTGGAACGGGCTCGTCACGGGGCTGCGCGACTACGTGGGCAAGAACGGTTTCCGGTCGGTGATCCTCGGGCTCTCGGGCGGGATCGACTCGGCCGTGTGCGCGGCGATCGCGGCCGACGCGCTCGGCGCCTCGCGCGTCTACGGCGTGTCGATGCCATCGCAGTGGTCGTCCGACCATTCGCGGTCGGACGCCGACGACGTCGCCGAGCGGATCGGCGTGAACTACTCGGTCGAGCCGATCGCCGACCTCGTGGCGCCGTTCGAGTCGCAGCTGAAGCTCACCGGCCTGGCGGCCGAGAACGTGCAGGCCAGGGCGCGAGCGCTGATTCTCATGGGGCTGTCGAACCTCGACGGGCACCTGGTGCTCACCACAGGCAACAAGACCGAGCTCTCCGTCGGGTACTCGACGATCTACGGAGACTCGGTCGGTGGGTTCGCGCCGATCAAGGACGTTCCGAAGACGATGGTGTGGGAGCTCGCTCGCTGGCGCAACGCGTTCGCTCTCGCACAGGGGCTCGTCGAGCCGATCCCGTCGAACTCGATCACGAAGCCGCCCTCGGCCGAACTGCGGCCCGGTCAGGTCGACCAGGACACGCTGCCGCCGTACGACGTGCTCGACGGGATCCTCGACGCGTACATCACGCGAGCCCTCGGGGCCGCCGACGTCGTGGCCCTCGGCTACGACGCGGCCGTCGTAGCCGAGGTGACGCGGCTCGTCGACCGCTCGGAGTGGAAGCGGCGCCAGGGCGCGATCGGGCCGAAGATCTCGGGGATGGCGTTCGGGCGGGATCGGCGCCTGCCGATCACCTACAGGCCGTCAGGCCTGTAG
- a CDS encoding UDP-glucose dehydrogenase family protein produces MAEMGFDTIGVDIDPSKIEALEAGRVPFFEPGLPELIVKHVGTGRLRFTSDLADAVATADVHFICVGTPQRRGSHAANLSYVEAATKAVAESLSHDGIIVGKSTVPVGTAARLRKLVADSKPEGIETQVVWNPEFLREAHAVDDTLRPDRIVFGGTDAKSEAVLREIYAAPIATGTPVISCDLATAELVKVSANAFLATKISFINAISELCEVAGADVRVLADALGYDDRIGRKFLNAGLGFGGGCLPKDIRALMSRANELGASRVVGLMQEVDEINMQQRQRVIDQAIDACGGSVLNRKLAILGAAFKPDTDDVRDSPALNVAAALHLRGAQVLVVDPEASQTAQRSFPTLSFADSLDEAVTDADVVLLLTEWPVFVNADPTHLAELAANPVVLDARNALDSEVWSSAGWEVRPLGGRTVARQRRVLEGAALPA; encoded by the coding sequence ATGGCCGAGATGGGCTTCGATACCATCGGCGTCGACATCGACCCGTCGAAGATCGAGGCGCTCGAAGCCGGCCGCGTGCCGTTCTTCGAGCCCGGCCTTCCCGAGCTGATCGTCAAGCACGTCGGCACCGGCCGACTGCGCTTCACGAGCGATCTCGCCGACGCCGTCGCGACGGCCGACGTGCACTTCATCTGCGTCGGCACGCCGCAGCGGCGGGGGAGCCACGCGGCGAACCTCTCGTACGTCGAAGCGGCGACCAAGGCCGTCGCCGAGTCGCTCAGCCACGACGGCATCATCGTCGGCAAGTCGACCGTGCCCGTCGGCACGGCGGCCCGCCTGCGGAAGCTCGTCGCCGACTCGAAGCCCGAGGGCATCGAGACGCAGGTCGTCTGGAACCCGGAGTTCCTCCGCGAGGCGCACGCCGTCGACGACACCCTGCGGCCCGACCGCATCGTGTTCGGCGGGACGGACGCGAAGAGCGAGGCCGTGCTGCGCGAGATCTACGCCGCCCCGATCGCGACCGGGACGCCCGTGATCTCCTGCGACCTCGCCACCGCCGAGCTCGTCAAGGTGTCGGCCAACGCGTTCCTCGCCACGAAGATCTCGTTCATCAACGCGATCTCGGAGCTGTGCGAGGTCGCAGGAGCAGACGTCCGTGTGCTCGCGGACGCCCTGGGGTATGACGACCGCATCGGCCGGAAGTTCCTGAACGCCGGCCTCGGCTTCGGCGGCGGCTGCCTCCCGAAGGACATCCGCGCCCTCATGTCGCGCGCCAACGAGCTCGGAGCCTCGCGCGTCGTCGGCCTCATGCAGGAGGTCGACGAGATCAACATGCAGCAGCGTCAGCGGGTCATCGACCAGGCCATCGACGCGTGCGGGGGATCCGTGCTCAACCGGAAGCTCGCGATCCTGGGCGCCGCGTTCAAGCCCGACACCGACGACGTGCGCGACTCGCCGGCCCTCAATGTCGCCGCCGCCCTGCACCTGCGCGGCGCGCAGGTTCTGGTGGTCGACCCCGAGGCGTCGCAGACGGCGCAGCGGAGCTTCCCGACTCTCTCATTCGCCGACAGCCTCGACGAGGCCGTGACGGACGCCGATGTGGTCCTGCTGCTCACGGAGTGGCCCGTCTTCGTGAACGCGGACCCCACGCACCTCGCCGAGCTCGCCGCGAACCCGGTCGTCCTCGACGCCCGCAACGCGCTGGACTCCGAGGTGTGGTCGAGCGCCGGCTGGGAGGTGCGTCCGCTCGGCGGCCGCACCGTCGCCCGGCAGCGCCGAGTGCTGGAGGGCGCTGCTCTTCCCGCCTAG
- a CDS encoding bifunctional [glutamine synthetase] adenylyltransferase/[glutamine synthetase]-adenylyl-L-tyrosine phosphorylase has translation MPRSATALTDLARYGFADLRASRDLLDELTELQPLVPEFLEAMSKSADPDQALVRLGRLIERVPDEVDDLLRSSSLPSPTVSDERPGDRLMLVLGASEGLSAFLLRRPETLDVLRRKVWTVPHQDDYERDLRLATGDLTGDPARTALRVAYRRALVSLAAFDLSLYDPVAGLDVVAAALADLAGAALEIALAVARREVTFAADEVAATRLAIIAMGKTGARELNYISDVDVIFVADAGEGLASDRAVEIATRLAMHATRTLSDLAPEEPLWEVDANLRPEGKNGALVRTLASHLAYYERWAKPWEFQALLKARPIAGDRALGQAYVEALAPMVWSVASTENFVESVQRMRERVTAHIPAEQVDRQIKLGPGGLRDIEFTIQLLQLVHGQGDDLIRQRSTLGALGALVTEGYVGRAEAAEFDRDYRELRLLEHRIQLSRMRRTHLMPTDADELRVIARATGLATSADGLLEHWHAIKRRVRSLHERLFYRPLLTAVARRPEQELALTTDSAVARLQAIGFRDPRGALGHIKAMSEGVSRRASIQRHLLPAMLQWFADGTDPDLGLLAFRRLSDGLGESYWFLRMLRDSSGAAHRLTTVLSSSRFVADLLERIPEAASWLESDDDLRPRPYDTLLDEALATVARHDEAGAAAQVLRTSRRREILRIALGGIVGVTSIDEIGTGLAAVMSATLAGALALARREHPAPGSFEFAIIALGRYGGEELGFGSDADVLFVYRTGPDDEGAQARAAQIVADLHRFTDDPLTPLDLDADLRPEGKNGPVVRSLEAYAAYYRRWALTWEAQALLRARGAVGDAALLADFESLADTVRYPASLSEQDAREVKRIKARVESERLPKGADPTRHLKLGRGSLSDVEWFVQLLQLQHAATVPGLRTPSTLRALAAAVEAGLVTADDASKLRDAWIIASRARSAVMLWTSRTSDVLPADRRQLEAVARLMEYPPQSATELEEDYLATTRRARHVFEAGFYGVEKAPDPSV, from the coding sequence ATGCCACGATCCGCGACGGCGCTGACCGATCTGGCCCGCTACGGCTTCGCCGACCTGCGGGCCAGTCGTGACCTCCTGGACGAGCTGACGGAACTGCAGCCGCTCGTTCCCGAGTTCCTCGAGGCGATGTCGAAGAGCGCCGACCCCGATCAGGCCCTCGTGCGCCTCGGCCGGCTGATCGAACGCGTCCCCGACGAGGTCGACGACCTGCTGCGGTCGTCGTCGCTGCCCAGCCCGACCGTGAGCGACGAGCGGCCGGGCGACCGCCTCATGCTCGTGCTCGGCGCCTCGGAGGGTCTCAGCGCCTTCCTGCTGCGTCGACCCGAGACCCTCGACGTGCTGCGGCGGAAGGTCTGGACAGTTCCGCACCAGGACGACTACGAGCGCGATCTCCGCCTCGCCACCGGCGACCTCACCGGCGACCCGGCGCGCACGGCCCTGCGTGTCGCCTACCGGCGCGCGCTCGTCTCCCTGGCGGCCTTCGACCTCTCGCTCTACGACCCCGTGGCCGGCCTCGACGTCGTGGCCGCCGCCCTGGCCGACCTCGCCGGCGCCGCTCTCGAGATCGCGCTCGCGGTCGCGCGGCGCGAGGTGACGTTCGCGGCCGACGAGGTCGCCGCCACCCGTCTCGCCATCATCGCCATGGGCAAGACCGGTGCCCGCGAGCTCAACTACATCAGCGACGTCGACGTGATCTTCGTCGCCGACGCGGGCGAGGGCCTCGCCTCCGACCGGGCCGTCGAGATCGCGACGCGGCTGGCGATGCACGCCACGCGGACGCTCTCCGACCTGGCTCCGGAGGAACCCCTGTGGGAGGTCGACGCCAACCTCCGCCCCGAGGGGAAGAACGGCGCCCTCGTGCGCACTCTAGCCAGCCACCTCGCCTACTACGAGCGCTGGGCCAAGCCGTGGGAGTTCCAGGCGCTCCTCAAGGCACGCCCGATCGCCGGCGACCGGGCTCTCGGCCAGGCCTATGTCGAGGCCCTCGCCCCGATGGTGTGGTCGGTCGCGTCGACCGAGAACTTCGTCGAGAGCGTCCAGAGGATGCGCGAGCGGGTCACCGCGCACATCCCCGCCGAGCAGGTCGACCGGCAGATCAAGCTCGGCCCGGGCGGCCTGCGCGACATCGAGTTCACGATCCAGCTGCTGCAGCTCGTCCACGGGCAGGGCGACGACCTCATCCGGCAGCGCTCGACGCTCGGGGCTCTCGGGGCCCTCGTCACCGAGGGCTACGTGGGTCGCGCCGAGGCGGCGGAGTTCGATCGCGACTATCGCGAGCTCCGGCTGCTCGAGCACCGCATCCAGCTGTCGCGGATGCGCCGCACCCACCTCATGCCGACCGACGCCGACGAGCTGCGGGTCATCGCCCGGGCGACCGGCCTCGCCACGAGCGCCGACGGGCTCCTCGAGCACTGGCACGCGATCAAGCGGCGGGTGCGGAGCCTGCACGAGCGCCTGTTCTATCGGCCGCTGCTCACCGCCGTGGCTCGGCGCCCCGAGCAGGAGCTCGCGCTCACCACCGACTCGGCCGTCGCCCGCCTGCAGGCCATCGGCTTCCGCGACCCCCGAGGCGCCCTCGGCCACATCAAGGCGATGAGCGAGGGGGTGTCGCGACGCGCGAGCATCCAGCGGCACCTGCTGCCCGCCATGCTGCAGTGGTTCGCCGACGGCACCGACCCCGACCTCGGGCTCCTCGCGTTCCGGCGCCTCAGCGACGGGCTGGGTGAGTCGTACTGGTTCCTCAGGATGTTGCGCGACTCCTCCGGCGCGGCACACCGTCTGACGACCGTGCTGTCGTCGTCCCGCTTCGTGGCGGACCTCCTCGAGCGCATCCCCGAGGCGGCGTCGTGGCTAGAGTCCGACGACGACCTGCGTCCTCGCCCCTACGACACCCTGCTCGACGAAGCCCTGGCGACCGTGGCGCGCCACGACGAGGCGGGGGCGGCGGCGCAGGTGCTCCGGACGTCGAGGCGGCGCGAGATCCTGCGCATCGCCCTGGGTGGGATCGTCGGCGTCACCTCCATCGACGAGATCGGCACCGGCCTGGCCGCCGTCATGTCGGCGACGCTGGCCGGCGCGCTGGCGCTCGCCCGGCGCGAGCACCCGGCCCCCGGGTCGTTCGAGTTCGCGATCATCGCCCTTGGCCGGTACGGGGGAGAGGAGCTCGGCTTCGGGTCCGACGCCGACGTGCTCTTCGTCTACCGCACGGGTCCCGACGACGAGGGCGCGCAGGCCAGGGCTGCGCAGATCGTGGCTGACCTGCACCGCTTCACCGACGACCCGCTGACCCCGCTCGACCTCGACGCCGACTTGAGGCCCGAGGGGAAGAACGGTCCCGTCGTCCGGTCGCTCGAGGCCTACGCCGCCTACTACCGGCGCTGGGCCCTCACCTGGGAGGCCCAGGCGCTGCTGCGCGCTCGGGGTGCGGTCGGCGATGCCGCGCTGCTCGCCGACTTCGAGAGCCTCGCCGACACCGTCCGCTACCCGGCGTCGCTCTCCGAGCAGGACGCCCGCGAGGTGAAGCGGATCAAGGCCCGGGTCGAGTCCGAGCGCCTGCCGAAGGGCGCCGACCCGACGCGGCACCTCAAGCTCGGGCGCGGCTCGCTGAGCGACGTCGAGTGGTTCGTGCAGCTCCTGCAGCTGCAGCACGCCGCGACCGTGCCAGGGCTCCGCACCCCGTCGACGCTTCGGGCGCTGGCCGCCGCGGTCGAGGCCGGCCTCGTCACCGCCGACGACGCCTCGAAGCTGCGCGACGCCTGGATCATCGCCTCTCGGGCGCGGTCCGCGGTCATGCTCTGGACCTCCCGCACGAGCGACGTCCTGCCCGCCGACCGGCGGCAGCTCGAGGCCGTCGCCCGGTTGATGGAGTACCCGCCGCAGTCCGCGACCGAGCTGGAGGAGGACTACCTCGCCACGACCCGTCGCGCCCGACACGTCTTCGAGGCCGGCTTCTACGGCGTCGAGAAGGCGCCGGACCCCTCCGTCTGA
- a CDS encoding glycosyl hydrolase, with the protein MSENTVSPRYGETMITPLKTGGAFWSTGTRNRRRTALGATAIVVLLALISWLVWISPSDSPVRKIVGDVVQPISTAQQLRNEKANLMSELVSSKSTVSNQSAELAAQRKQLEAALGKAEALEKQLSAAKAGQSKAQGQVASYKAQLAALAGGGASTGASSVAGSGTTSAGTTTAGSGTTTAPTGPTGVTTPTLASIKNPTSRYFGLYTSQSPFSFSEFNQDAADIGEQPNVAGYFQGWDKDFRADAVQAAWAKGDLPFITWESQSSTASNNDIDQPTYSLPNIINGNFDAYLKKYADAIVANGQPLAIRLDQEMNATWYPWSEDNGHGTDLNGNSQGDYVKMWQHVWNVFQSQGANNYVAWVWSPNRIDQLTASHKTFSYLQSLYPGDQYVDFVGMSGYERPATTGNTQDTTFANTFSQTLTQLRKLTSKKILLSEIGAAEVGPSGGSVKPGWITSLFDALADPANSDIVGFSWFSLTVTTSSNGQTVTNDWRINSTSASLQAFAAGIQRTDTNYQLRKAAAQ; encoded by the coding sequence TTGTCTGAGAACACCGTCTCACCCCGTTACGGCGAGACCATGATCACCCCGCTGAAGACCGGGGGAGCCTTCTGGTCCACCGGCACCCGGAACCGGCGACGCACGGCTCTCGGAGCCACGGCGATCGTCGTGCTCCTGGCCCTGATCTCGTGGCTCGTCTGGATCTCTCCCAGCGACAGCCCGGTCCGCAAGATCGTCGGCGACGTCGTTCAGCCCATCTCGACCGCGCAGCAGCTGCGCAACGAGAAGGCGAACCTCATGAGCGAGCTGGTCTCGTCGAAGTCGACCGTCTCGAACCAGTCGGCCGAGCTCGCCGCGCAGCGCAAGCAGCTCGAGGCCGCGCTCGGCAAGGCCGAGGCCCTCGAGAAGCAGCTGTCGGCGGCGAAGGCCGGCCAGTCGAAGGCTCAGGGGCAGGTCGCCTCGTACAAGGCTCAGCTCGCGGCCCTCGCGGGCGGCGGCGCGTCGACGGGTGCGTCGTCGGTCGCAGGATCGGGCACCACCTCGGCGGGAACGACCACGGCCGGCTCCGGCACCACGACCGCCCCCACCGGACCGACCGGCGTCACGACGCCGACCCTCGCGTCCATCAAGAACCCAACGTCGCGCTATTTCGGCCTTTACACCTCGCAGTCGCCGTTCAGCTTCTCCGAGTTCAACCAGGACGCCGCCGACATCGGCGAACAGCCGAACGTGGCCGGGTACTTCCAGGGCTGGGACAAGGACTTCCGCGCCGACGCCGTGCAGGCGGCCTGGGCGAAGGGCGACCTGCCCTTCATCACCTGGGAGTCGCAGTCGTCGACGGCCAGCAACAACGACATCGACCAGCCGACCTACTCGCTGCCGAACATCATCAACGGCAACTTCGACGCGTACCTCAAGAAGTACGCGGACGCGATCGTCGCCAACGGGCAGCCGCTCGCGATCCGCCTCGACCAGGAGATGAACGCCACCTGGTACCCCTGGAGCGAGGACAACGGTCACGGCACCGACCTCAACGGCAACAGCCAGGGCGACTACGTGAAGATGTGGCAGCACGTCTGGAACGTCTTCCAGTCGCAGGGCGCCAACAACTACGTCGCGTGGGTCTGGTCGCCGAACCGCATCGACCAGCTCACGGCCTCGCACAAGACCTTCTCGTATCTGCAGTCGCTGTACCCGGGCGACCAGTACGTCGACTTCGTCGGGATGTCGGGCTACGAGCGGCCCGCGACCACCGGCAACACGCAGGACACCACCTTCGCCAACACGTTCTCGCAGACGCTCACGCAGCTGCGGAAGCTCACGTCGAAGAAGATCCTGCTGTCGGAGATCGGCGCGGCCGAGGTCGGCCCCTCGGGCGGCAGCGTCAAACCGGGGTGGATCACGAGCCTGTTCGACGCCCTCGCGGATCCCGCGAACTCGGACATCGTCGGCTTCTCCTGGTTCAGCCTCACCGTGACCACCTCGTCGAACGGCCAGACCGTCACCAACGACTGGCGCATCAACTCGACGAGCGCATCCCTGCAGGCCTTCGCCGCCGGCATCCAACGGACCGACACGAACTACCAGCTCCGAAAAGCCGCGGCGCAGTAG
- a CDS encoding glutamine synthetase family protein has translation MDKQTDFVLRTIEERGIKFIRLWFTDVIGTLKSVAIAPAEVEGAFAEGVGIDGSAIEGLTRSFEADVLVHPDPTTFQILPWRSTDDPTARMFCDIATPDGVPGVSDPRNVLKRTLARAGDRGFTFYTHPEVEFYLLKSSKIGKDGQPEPVDQAGYFDNVPGGTAHDFRRRSVRMLEDLGISVEFSHHEAGPGQNEIDLRYADALTMADNIMTFRTVVKEVAIEQGVYATFMPKPLQGHPGSGMHTHLSLFEGDSNAFFEAGAEYQLSKIGRQFIAGLLRHAPEITAVTNQFVNSYKRLWGGDEAPSFVTWGHNNRSALVRVPLYKPNKGQSSRVEYRAIDSAANPYLAFSLLLAAGLKGIEEGYELPAEAEDNVWSLSDAERRALGYNQLPASLDHALSLMEESELVAETLGEHVFNYVLKNKRQEWKEYRAQVTPFELRSNLEML, from the coding sequence ATGGACAAGCAGACGGACTTCGTTCTCCGCACCATCGAAGAGCGGGGCATCAAGTTCATCCGACTGTGGTTCACCGACGTGATCGGCACGCTCAAATCGGTGGCCATCGCGCCCGCCGAGGTCGAGGGGGCCTTCGCCGAGGGCGTCGGCATCGACGGATCGGCGATCGAGGGCCTCACCCGGTCGTTCGAGGCGGACGTGCTGGTGCACCCCGACCCGACCACGTTTCAGATCCTGCCCTGGCGCTCGACCGACGACCCGACCGCGCGCATGTTCTGCGACATCGCGACGCCCGACGGCGTGCCCGGCGTCTCCGACCCGCGCAACGTGCTCAAGCGCACTCTCGCCCGCGCAGGCGATCGCGGCTTCACGTTCTACACGCACCCCGAGGTCGAGTTCTACCTGCTGAAGTCGTCGAAGATCGGCAAGGACGGCCAGCCCGAGCCCGTCGACCAGGCCGGCTACTTCGACAACGTGCCCGGCGGCACGGCCCACGACTTCCGCCGCCGCTCGGTGCGCATGCTCGAAGACCTGGGCATCTCGGTCGAGTTCAGCCACCACGAGGCGGGCCCCGGCCAGAACGAGATCGATCTCCGCTACGCCGACGCGCTGACGATGGCCGACAACATCATGACCTTCCGGACCGTCGTCAAAGAGGTCGCGATCGAGCAGGGCGTCTACGCCACCTTCATGCCGAAGCCGCTGCAGGGTCACCCGGGCTCGGGCATGCACACGCACCTGTCGCTCTTCGAGGGCGACTCGAACGCCTTCTTCGAGGCCGGAGCCGAGTACCAGCTCTCGAAGATCGGCCGCCAGTTCATCGCGGGTCTGCTCCGCCACGCTCCCGAGATCACCGCCGTGACGAACCAGTTCGTCAACAGCTACAAGCGCCTCTGGGGCGGCGACGAGGCGCCCAGCTTCGTCACCTGGGGCCACAACAACCGGTCGGCGCTCGTCCGCGTGCCGCTCTACAAGCCCAACAAGGGCCAGTCGAGCCGCGTCGAGTATCGCGCGATCGACTCCGCGGCGAACCCGTACCTCGCCTTCTCGCTGCTCCTCGCGGCCGGCCTCAAGGGCATCGAGGAGGGCTATGAGCTCCCGGCCGAGGCCGAGGACAACGTGTGGAGCCTCTCCGACGCCGAGCGCCGCGCCCTGGGCTACAACCAGCTGCCGGCGAGCCTCGACCACGCGCTGTCCCTCATGGAGGAGAGCGAGCTGGTCGCCGAGACGCTGGGCGAGCACGTCTTCAACTACGTGCTGAAGAACAAGCGGCAGGAATGGAAGGAGTACCGCGCGCAGGTCACTCCGTTCGAGCTCCGGTCGAACCTCGAGATGCTCTAG
- a CDS encoding SPOR domain-containing protein: protein MADDDDQFWFNTKTHQVEQGKLSPAVDRAGPYATRQEAEHALEQIKANSEKWAAEEAAND from the coding sequence ATGGCTGACGACGACGACCAGTTCTGGTTCAACACGAAGACCCACCAGGTCGAGCAGGGCAAGCTCTCGCCCGCCGTCGACCGCGCCGGTCCCTACGCCACGCGCCAGGAGGCCGAGCACGCGCTCGAGCAGATCAAGGCGAACAGCGAGAAGTGGGCGGCCGAGGAAGCCGCCAACGACTGA
- a CDS encoding glycosyltransferase, whose protein sequence is MLTFILQIRHVINGHPQVYLFSVYSIMIWVLWIIKVVISRNYRPFTGTFTGTTSVVVPVVDEPEDLFRDVIGRMVEQGPDEIIVVINGKPNPALQAICEEFAPLVTWTHTPIPGKRNAVMIGTELSTGDITVLVDSDTVWTPGTLSELVKPFAEANVGGVTTRQRILQPERSWITRWADWLENSRALYSMPAQSVLGQIGCLPGRTIAFRRDILVRVMDKFMTEKFMGTFLEVSDDRTLTNLTLKEGYRTVYQYTSLVYTDAPLRIKKLFKQQLRWARGSQYNTLRMMPWMLAHAPMLAFFFAMDIVLPFVLLGVVGGWIYDAVTHRGVNLYTGILTEYGFKSGVIAIVALMVASSVLSMAIRQMRHLSEKPGDFIRLPVFIIVSTFFLMPIRILGFFRMGHNAGWGTRAGAYTGGTVTEEVEGVVQEREEALQTPIDALEAQFDRGTSTYDGSEGEPSIDTLFDFGTPENPTEGTVLVKSRRQSRTALAAPAPALTKRGRKPLNPKAAWPYLIGATILVLEAIFIV, encoded by the coding sequence GTGTTAACGTTCATCCTTCAAATCAGGCACGTCATCAACGGACACCCTCAGGTGTACCTGTTCAGCGTGTACTCGATCATGATCTGGGTCCTCTGGATCATCAAGGTCGTGATCTCCCGCAACTACCGCCCCTTCACGGGCACGTTCACGGGCACCACCAGCGTGGTCGTCCCGGTCGTCGACGAGCCGGAGGACCTCTTCCGCGACGTCATCGGCCGCATGGTCGAGCAGGGGCCCGACGAGATCATCGTCGTGATCAACGGCAAGCCGAACCCGGCGCTGCAGGCCATCTGCGAGGAGTTCGCGCCGCTGGTGACGTGGACCCACACGCCGATCCCGGGCAAGCGCAACGCCGTCATGATCGGCACCGAGCTCTCCACGGGCGACATCACGGTGCTGGTCGACTCCGACACGGTCTGGACCCCGGGCACGCTCTCCGAGCTGGTCAAGCCGTTCGCCGAGGCCAACGTGGGCGGCGTGACGACGCGCCAGCGCATCCTGCAGCCCGAGCGCTCGTGGATCACCCGCTGGGCCGACTGGCTCGAGAACAGCCGGGCGCTCTACTCGATGCCGGCCCAGAGCGTCCTCGGTCAGATCGGCTGCCTCCCTGGCCGCACCATCGCGTTCCGCCGGGACATCCTGGTCCGGGTGATGGACAAGTTCATGACCGAGAAGTTCATGGGCACGTTCCTCGAGGTCTCCGACGACCGGACCCTGACGAACCTCACGCTCAAAGAGGGCTACCGCACCGTCTACCAGTACACGAGCCTCGTCTACACGGACGCCCCGCTGCGGATCAAGAAGCTGTTCAAGCAGCAGCTCCGCTGGGCGCGCGGCAGCCAGTACAACACCCTGCGCATGATGCCGTGGATGCTCGCCCACGCGCCGATGCTCGCCTTCTTCTTCGCGATGGACATCGTCCTGCCGTTCGTGCTGCTCGGCGTGGTCGGCGGCTGGATCTACGACGCCGTCACCCACCGCGGCGTGAACCTCTACACCGGCATCCTCACCGAGTACGGCTTCAAGTCGGGCGTGATCGCGATCGTCGCCCTCATGGTGGCGTCGTCGGTGCTGAGCATGGCGATCCGCCAGATGCGGCACCTCTCCGAGAAGCCGGGCGACTTCATCCGCCTGCCCGTCTTCATCATCGTGTCGACGTTCTTCCTCATGCCGATCCGCATCCTCGGCTTCTTCCGCATGGGCCACAACGCCGGCTGGGGCACCCGCGCCGGTGCCTACACCGGCGGCACCGTCACCGAAGAGGTCGAAGGCGTGGTGCAGGAGCGCGAGGAGGCCCTGCAGACCCCGATCGACGCCCTCGAGGCCCAGTTCGACCGCGGCACGTCGACGTACGACGGGTCGGAGGGCGAACCCTCGATCGACACCCTGTTCGACTTCGGCACTCCGGAGAACCCGACGGAGGGCACTGTCCTCGTGAAGAGCCGGCGGCAGTCGCGGACGGCTCTCGCCGCTCCTGCGCCCGCCCTCACCAAGCGCGGACGCAAGCCCCTCAACCCCAAAGCAGCGTGGCCGTACCTCATCGGCGCCACGATCCTCGTCCTGGAGGCGATCTTCATTGTCTGA